From the Blastopirellula marina genome, one window contains:
- a CDS encoding RluA family pseudouridine synthase: protein MNTTTAEPDAGPVLNISSYLFASLSDLKPLRDSLRRICRRLDLRGTILLSTEGINLFVAGPDENVYKLLESLRKIPGLEKLEAKESFTSYQPFRRMLVKIKKEIIAFGIDGIEPAERTSPKLPPQQLKQWLDEGKPLLLYDVRNDYEVKVGTFQNAVPAGIDTFRDFPQAVASLPEEAKSTPVVMFCTGGIRCEKAGPFMQQAGFNEVYQLEGGILKYFELVGGDHYQGDCFVFDQRVAVDPRLQESAVAQCFVCQTPLTTEEQASPLYVPGDSCPHCFKSAQETMAAVAAKRQTKLIEVTTPLPGSIPYTNTRRLFISSDQKGKTLYEVLAEKVPAASQGFWEKMVAQQLLVEIIHHQDERLVEYRAADPSVPLVAGQLFEQRYPGTTEPDVSTDIQILYEDSGLVVVSKPAPLPMHPCGRFNKNSLISFLEQVYHPQKLRIAHRLDANTTGVAVLSRTSAVARQVQPQFEQGRVEKRYLALVYGHPTEDEFICDEPIGTSRVRGGGRRVEEGGQPSRTDFVVRQRFEDGTALLEVSPKTGRTNQIRLHLWHLGFPIVGDPMYQRDGVMQEKQTLDIDEPPMCLHAWEVRFRHPQTAEMVTFQAPPPAWANPS, encoded by the coding sequence ATGAATACGACAACCGCCGAGCCTGATGCCGGGCCAGTCCTGAACATTTCGTCCTATTTGTTCGCTTCGCTATCGGATTTGAAGCCGCTGCGAGATTCATTGCGCCGAATTTGCCGACGGCTTGATCTGCGCGGAACGATCCTGCTCAGCACCGAAGGGATCAATCTCTTCGTGGCCGGCCCGGATGAAAATGTCTACAAGTTGCTGGAATCGCTTCGCAAGATTCCTGGCCTTGAGAAGCTGGAAGCCAAAGAGAGCTTCACCAGCTACCAGCCTTTTCGCCGGATGCTGGTGAAGATCAAAAAGGAAATCATCGCTTTCGGCATCGACGGCATCGAACCCGCCGAGCGGACTTCCCCCAAGCTTCCGCCGCAGCAGCTCAAGCAATGGCTCGATGAAGGGAAGCCCCTCCTCTTGTACGACGTACGCAACGACTACGAAGTGAAAGTCGGTACGTTCCAAAATGCGGTGCCGGCCGGAATCGATACCTTCCGTGATTTTCCCCAGGCAGTCGCTAGCCTTCCAGAAGAAGCCAAGAGTACGCCGGTCGTGATGTTCTGCACCGGGGGAATTCGCTGCGAAAAGGCGGGCCCCTTCATGCAACAGGCCGGCTTCAACGAGGTGTACCAACTGGAAGGGGGCATCCTGAAGTACTTCGAACTGGTTGGCGGAGATCACTACCAAGGCGACTGCTTCGTCTTCGATCAACGGGTTGCCGTCGATCCCCGGCTACAAGAGTCGGCAGTTGCCCAGTGCTTTGTCTGCCAGACCCCCCTGACGACAGAAGAGCAGGCCTCGCCGCTGTATGTTCCTGGTGATTCGTGCCCCCATTGTTTCAAGTCAGCCCAGGAAACGATGGCCGCAGTGGCTGCCAAGCGGCAGACCAAGCTGATCGAAGTCACCACTCCCCTGCCCGGTAGCATCCCTTACACCAATACACGACGTCTGTTTATCTCGTCTGACCAGAAAGGGAAGACGCTGTACGAGGTACTGGCCGAAAAGGTGCCTGCCGCCTCGCAAGGTTTTTGGGAAAAGATGGTCGCCCAGCAACTGCTGGTCGAGATCATACATCATCAAGACGAACGCCTGGTCGAGTACCGCGCGGCCGATCCATCCGTTCCATTGGTTGCCGGCCAGTTGTTCGAGCAGCGATACCCTGGCACAACCGAACCGGACGTCAGCACCGATATTCAGATTCTGTATGAAGATTCGGGGCTCGTCGTGGTCAGCAAGCCGGCTCCCCTGCCGATGCACCCCTGCGGACGCTTTAACAAGAATTCGCTGATCAGCTTCCTGGAACAGGTTTACCATCCGCAGAAGCTACGCATCGCTCATCGCCTCGATGCCAACACGACCGGCGTCGCCGTGTTGTCTCGTACCAGCGCGGTTGCCCGCCAGGTTCAGCCGCAGTTCGAGCAAGGCCGGGTTGAAAAGCGTTACCTGGCACTCGTCTATGGTCATCCGACCGAAGACGAATTCATCTGCGACGAACCCATCGGCACGTCACGCGTTCGAGGTGGTGGCCGCCGCGTCGAAGAAGGTGGCCAGCCATCGCGCACTGACTTTGTCGTTCGCCAGCGTTTTGAAGATGGAACAGCCCTGCTGGAAGTCTCTCCCAAGACCGGACGTACGAATCAGATTCGTTTGCACCTTTGGCACCTCGGCTTCCCGATCGTGGGAGATCCGATGTACCAGCGCGACGGGGTCATGCAAGAGAAGCAGACGCTCGACATCGACGAACCACCGATGTGCCTGCATGCCTGGGAAGTTCGTTTCCGTCATCCGCAAACGGCCGAGATGGTAACCTTCCAGGCACCACCGCCAGCTTGGGCAAACCCCAGCTAA
- a CDS encoding Gfo/Idh/MocA family protein — protein MTIRKTRREFLEDSMFAAAAAAAFAAPTSLIAAEKQSKSPNEKLHVAVVGLNGRGNAHIGGYTNRDDVIITHLCDVDSKFHESKVEGVAKRQDGHKPKFETDLRKILDDPSVDIVSIATPNHLHSLQAIWALQAGKDVYVEKPVSHNVSEGRRVVEAARKYERICQAGTQSRSNPGMIEAIEFVHSGKIGDVKVARGLCYKPRKSIGPKGNYEPPQTVDYNLWLGPAQMQPVTRPQFHYDWHWQMPFGNGDLGNQGIHQMDLARWGLNANELSNAVISYGGRFGYEDAGDTPNTQVVVHDYGDRSLVFEVRGLVYDKKLKESSVSYKGSKIGVIFEGTDGYLVMTTYHSGSAFDKDGNKIRDFNGGGDQNHYNNFIEAVRSREVDHLNGDILEGHLSSALCHTGLISYQMGEQVSPAECLERMEAIKTTENVRATMERVQDHLRDNGVNIDSEGVTLGPMLAFDPKTEKFIGNEKADQYLSRECRKGFEIPAEGKV, from the coding sequence ATGACGATTCGCAAGACTCGCCGCGAGTTTCTCGAAGATTCCATGTTTGCCGCCGCAGCTGCTGCTGCGTTTGCCGCTCCAACTTCGTTGATCGCAGCCGAAAAGCAGAGCAAGAGCCCCAACGAAAAACTGCACGTCGCCGTCGTCGGTTTGAATGGCCGCGGTAATGCCCACATCGGTGGATACACCAACCGAGACGACGTGATTATTACGCACCTGTGCGATGTCGACTCGAAGTTCCACGAGAGCAAGGTCGAAGGGGTTGCTAAGCGTCAGGATGGTCACAAGCCGAAGTTTGAAACCGACCTGCGTAAGATCCTCGACGATCCTTCGGTCGATATCGTTTCGATCGCGACGCCGAACCACCTGCACTCGCTGCAAGCCATTTGGGCGCTACAGGCCGGTAAGGACGTTTACGTTGAGAAGCCAGTGAGCCACAACGTGAGCGAAGGTCGCCGCGTGGTGGAAGCCGCTCGCAAGTATGAACGCATCTGCCAGGCTGGTACCCAAAGCCGATCGAACCCAGGCATGATCGAAGCGATTGAGTTCGTTCATAGCGGCAAGATCGGCGACGTGAAGGTTGCCCGTGGTCTGTGCTACAAGCCCCGCAAGAGCATCGGTCCCAAGGGCAACTACGAACCACCGCAAACGGTTGATTACAACCTGTGGCTCGGCCCAGCTCAGATGCAGCCGGTAACGCGTCCACAGTTCCACTACGATTGGCACTGGCAGATGCCCTTTGGCAACGGTGACCTCGGCAACCAGGGGATCCACCAGATGGACCTGGCTCGCTGGGGCTTGAACGCCAACGAGCTGAGCAACGCCGTCATCAGCTACGGTGGTCGTTTCGGTTACGAAGATGCCGGCGACACGCCGAACACGCAGGTCGTGGTGCACGACTACGGCGATCGCTCGCTCGTGTTCGAGGTCCGTGGCCTGGTTTACGACAAGAAGCTGAAGGAAAGCAGTGTCAGCTACAAGGGCTCGAAGATCGGCGTGATCTTTGAAGGTACCGATGGCTACCTCGTGATGACCACCTACCATTCCGGTTCGGCCTTCGATAAGGATGGCAACAAGATCCGTGACTTCAATGGCGGTGGGGACCAGAACCACTACAACAACTTCATCGAAGCAGTTCGCAGCCGAGAAGTTGACCACCTCAACGGCGACATCCTGGAAGGTCATCTTTCCAGCGCTCTGTGCCACACCGGGCTGATCTCGTACCAGATGGGTGAACAGGTTTCGCCGGCAGAGTGTCTGGAACGAATGGAAGCGATCAAGACGACTGAAAACGTTCGTGCGACCATGGAACGTGTTCAGGATCACCTTCGCGACAATGGCGTGAACATTGATAGCGAAGGGGTCACGCTCGGCCCAATGCTGGCCTTCGATCCGAAGACTGAAAAGTTCATCGGCAACGAAAAGGCCGATCAATACCTCAGCCGCGAATGCCGCAAGGGCTTTGAAATTCCAGCTGAAGGCAAGGTCTAA
- a CDS encoding SDR family NAD(P)-dependent oxidoreductase: MRRKLDGLRILITGASSGIGRAMAILAAEAGAKLLLTARREDRLDELLEVVHAKGADAKYVVGDVTDPAIRQKLFEKAQHDYQGLDVLVNNAGVGAYGSFADASPERLRQLMEVNFFAPVELTRLFLPMLEKGRTPAICNISSVLAHRAVPGKSEYCASKFALHGFSDALRAELSSKGIDVILVSPSTTSSEFSSAVIEKKGKAPAVGKFARTPHNIAVAALRAIRTGKHEVIPSKTGYAMVLLDRLWPSLADWAVARFG; encoded by the coding sequence ATGCGGCGGAAGCTGGATGGCCTGCGGATTCTTATCACCGGCGCGTCTTCAGGGATCGGCCGCGCCATGGCGATCTTGGCAGCAGAGGCCGGGGCCAAGTTGCTGCTGACTGCCCGCCGTGAGGATCGCTTGGACGAGCTTTTAGAGGTTGTGCACGCCAAGGGGGCGGATGCCAAATATGTGGTTGGCGACGTTACCGATCCAGCCATTCGTCAGAAACTTTTCGAGAAGGCTCAGCACGATTATCAAGGGCTCGATGTGCTGGTGAACAATGCCGGCGTGGGGGCATATGGCAGCTTCGCGGATGCTTCGCCGGAACGTCTGCGGCAGCTGATGGAAGTCAATTTCTTTGCCCCGGTTGAGTTGACTCGGCTCTTTCTGCCGATGCTCGAAAAGGGGAGGACGCCGGCCATTTGTAATATCTCTTCGGTCCTCGCCCATCGAGCCGTTCCAGGGAAGAGCGAATATTGTGCTAGCAAGTTTGCATTGCACGGTTTTAGTGATGCGTTGCGAGCGGAATTGTCGAGTAAAGGGATAGACGTAATTTTGGTCAGTCCCAGTACGACCAGCAGCGAGTTTTCCTCTGCGGTGATCGAGAAAAAAGGGAAGGCTCCGGCAGTCGGGAAGTTCGCCAGAACTCCACACAATATTGCCGTTGCGGCCTTGCGTGCGATTCGCACCGGGAAGCACGAGGTCATTCCCAGTAAAACGGGCTACGCGATGGTTCTTTTGGATCGCTTGTGGCCGTCTCTAGCGGATTGGGCCGTTGCCAGATTTGGTTAG
- a CDS encoding amidohydrolase family protein yields the protein MRRRYRAGWVFTMCGAPIQDATVTVEDSQIVSIEETGIWHDAIDLSQWAIMPALINAHTHLEFSNLKHPLGTQGMTFPQWITEVIRYRQGFGENLAIEKAQAIRSGLKQCAELGVGVVGEIATLPLIEAAYDRPDVQVVSLLEMLGLDRDREQERLVQAREHAIYPWSNENVTPGLSPHAPYSAGMGMIQQCVQLSRKHQLPLAMHLAESLEELELLEQGTGPFRGMLENMGLFQERDFPGGRKPADYIKLLAPAYRAMVVHGNYLAEPDIALLRQYKETMSVCYCPRTHAYFHHDRHPLETLLADGIRVVLGTDSRASSPDLDIWAEVQHVRQTFPDIPDEQLLPMVTRDAAIALGVEDSFGTIDAGQKAMVSAFHIGADCSDVLAAMLGGRPRLWNLGVGLTQLDLATA from the coding sequence ATGAGGCGTCGCTATCGCGCAGGTTGGGTTTTCACGATGTGTGGTGCTCCGATTCAGGATGCCACCGTAACGGTCGAAGACAGCCAGATCGTCAGCATCGAAGAAACAGGCATCTGGCACGACGCCATCGACCTGAGCCAATGGGCCATCATGCCCGCTCTAATCAATGCACATACGCACCTCGAATTCAGCAATTTGAAACATCCCTTGGGAACGCAGGGCATGACCTTTCCGCAGTGGATCACGGAGGTGATTCGCTATCGGCAAGGTTTCGGCGAAAACCTGGCCATTGAGAAGGCGCAGGCTATTCGTAGCGGGCTAAAGCAATGTGCCGAACTGGGAGTCGGGGTCGTGGGTGAGATCGCGACGCTTCCCTTGATCGAAGCCGCCTACGATCGGCCCGATGTGCAGGTCGTTTCGCTCTTAGAGATGCTTGGGCTCGATCGGGATCGCGAACAGGAACGGTTAGTTCAAGCTCGCGAGCATGCGATCTACCCTTGGTCGAATGAGAACGTGACCCCGGGGCTCAGTCCTCATGCACCTTATTCAGCCGGCATGGGTATGATCCAGCAGTGTGTCCAGCTATCGCGGAAGCATCAATTGCCACTGGCGATGCACCTGGCGGAATCGCTCGAGGAGCTGGAACTGCTTGAGCAAGGGACCGGACCGTTCCGCGGGATGCTCGAGAATATGGGGCTATTTCAAGAGAGAGACTTCCCCGGTGGAAGGAAGCCAGCGGACTATATTAAGCTTCTGGCCCCTGCGTACCGAGCGATGGTCGTGCATGGGAACTATCTTGCTGAGCCGGATATTGCGTTACTCAGGCAGTACAAAGAGACGATGAGTGTCTGTTATTGTCCACGCACCCATGCCTATTTCCATCATGATCGCCACCCGCTGGAAACGCTACTGGCCGATGGCATTCGCGTGGTGCTGGGGACCGACTCGCGGGCCTCTTCGCCCGATCTCGACATCTGGGCGGAAGTCCAGCACGTGCGTCAAACGTTTCCGGATATCCCGGACGAGCAACTGTTGCCGATGGTGACACGCGATGCGGCAATCGCGCTGGGCGTGGAAGACTCGTTCGGGACGATCGATGCTGGGCAGAAAGCGATGGTATCGGCATTCCACATCGGTGCCGATTGTTCGGACGTCCTCGCTGCAATGCTGGGAGGACGTCCTCGATTGTGGAATTTGGGAGTTGGTTTAACGCAACTCGACCTTGCCACTGCCTGA
- a CDS encoding TIM barrel protein produces MQRQFGRRQFLQSMAATGAALTLGPHLLAADADKKAPFKISLAQWSLHRTIRSGKLDNLDFAKTAKEECGIEAIEYVNQFFKDKAKDEKYLAEMNKRADDHGVKQLLIMVDGEGALGDPDKAKRKKAVENHYKWADAAKILGGHSIRVNAQSGGSYEEQIKLAADGLSELSKYAKDLGLNVIVENHGGLSSNGEWLSSVMKTVNMDNCGTLPDFGNFRVSKDEMYDRYKGVDELMPFAKAVSAKSHAFNDEGLETNTDYFKMMDIVVNKHGYHGYVGVEWEGGNPGEIEGIILTRKLLEKCAEKLAG; encoded by the coding sequence ATGCAACGGCAATTCGGTCGACGCCAATTCCTGCAATCGATGGCTGCCACCGGCGCCGCATTGACCCTCGGCCCACATCTTCTCGCAGCCGATGCGGACAAGAAAGCCCCGTTTAAGATCTCGCTCGCCCAATGGTCGCTGCATCGCACGATCCGTAGCGGCAAGCTCGATAACCTCGACTTCGCCAAGACCGCCAAGGAAGAATGCGGCATCGAAGCGATTGAATACGTCAACCAGTTCTTCAAGGACAAAGCCAAGGACGAAAAGTACCTGGCCGAAATGAACAAGCGAGCAGACGACCACGGCGTCAAGCAACTGCTGATCATGGTCGACGGCGAAGGAGCCCTAGGGGACCCAGACAAAGCCAAACGCAAGAAAGCCGTCGAAAATCACTACAAATGGGCAGATGCCGCCAAGATACTCGGTGGCCACTCGATCCGCGTGAATGCCCAAAGCGGTGGTAGCTACGAAGAACAGATCAAGCTGGCAGCCGACGGCCTTTCGGAACTGAGCAAATACGCCAAGGACCTGGGCCTGAACGTGATCGTCGAAAACCACGGCGGACTGTCGTCCAATGGCGAATGGCTCTCCTCCGTCATGAAGACGGTCAACATGGACAATTGCGGCACGCTGCCTGACTTCGGCAACTTCCGCGTCAGCAAAGACGAAATGTATGACCGCTACAAAGGGGTCGACGAGCTGATGCCGTTTGCCAAGGCCGTCAGCGCCAAGTCGCACGCATTCAACGATGAAGGCCTGGAGACCAACACCGACTACTTCAAGATGATGGACATCGTCGTCAACAAGCATGGCTATCACGGCTATGTTGGCGTCGAATGGGAAGGAGGCAATCCTGGCGAGATCGAAGGGATCATCCTGACTCGCAAGCTCCTGGAAAAGTGCGCCGAGAAGCTAGCAGGCTAG
- a CDS encoding ATP-dependent Clp protease adaptor ClpS, whose product MSSEDTVVATPESIVENKPRRQPPYGVILHNDDINTFEFVIETLRKVFGYELEKCFFLTQEAHVRGRSLVWSGTLEGAELKREQVISRGPDPVMKAKGALPLRVTLEEMPQ is encoded by the coding sequence ATGAGCAGCGAAGATACGGTCGTCGCCACCCCTGAGTCGATCGTCGAGAACAAACCCCGACGCCAGCCACCTTACGGTGTCATCCTGCATAACGACGACATCAACACGTTTGAATTCGTTATCGAGACCTTGCGCAAGGTCTTTGGTTACGAATTGGAGAAATGCTTCTTTCTGACCCAGGAAGCCCACGTACGAGGTCGCAGCCTTGTCTGGAGCGGAACCCTGGAAGGTGCCGAATTGAAGCGTGAACAAGTGATCTCGCGCGGCCCAGATCCCGTAATGAAGGCCAAAGGGGCCCTCCCGCTACGGGTCACTCTGGAAGAAATGCCTCAATAG
- a CDS encoding toxin-antitoxin system HicB family antitoxin translates to MSQYNPGNSYPQSQPTTRPVYPNTTFPPQQHSQPQYHSQQTAASESVYATSRPTFTGTPQAPVQPAAPAGPALNVAPTATFDEKKAECVRIARDFFRGVPDWVTYFREILGVEGVVHRLFPQPEEFTKFEQSEEYGEIQLMIVKLRERTNVQNESKEPTRVITVRLPKSLHEALRVEAHSRRTSMNKLCISKLLQVIDDSMIPND, encoded by the coding sequence ATGTCCCAATACAATCCAGGCAACTCGTACCCACAGTCGCAGCCAACCACTCGTCCGGTTTACCCAAACACTACCTTCCCACCCCAGCAGCACAGCCAGCCGCAGTATCACTCGCAGCAGACAGCAGCCAGCGAAAGCGTCTACGCTACCTCGCGTCCGACCTTCACCGGCACGCCACAAGCACCGGTTCAACCAGCTGCTCCTGCCGGCCCAGCACTGAACGTCGCCCCAACCGCGACCTTCGACGAGAAGAAGGCCGAATGCGTTCGTATCGCTCGTGACTTCTTCCGTGGCGTACCGGATTGGGTTACCTACTTCCGTGAAATCCTGGGTGTCGAAGGGGTCGTTCATCGCCTGTTCCCACAACCAGAAGAGTTCACCAAGTTCGAGCAGTCCGAAGAGTACGGCGAAATCCAGCTGATGATCGTCAAGCTCCGTGAACGCACCAACGTTCAGAACGAATCGAAGGAGCCAACCCGCGTGATCACCGTGCGTCTGCCAAAGAGCCTGCACGAAGCCCTTCGCGTGGAAGCTCACTCGCGACGTACCAGCATGAACAAGCTGTGCATCTCGAAGTTGCTGCAGGTCATCGACGACTCGATGATCCCGAACGACTAA
- a CDS encoding RluA family pseudouridine synthase, which yields MNPSTITPPFRILYEKGPCICVQKQAGLLTQAPPGINNLETQLRDFIKQREEKTGNIYLAIIHRLDRPVSGAIVFCRNVRAAQRLAAQFRERTVHKTYWAIVEGHLDSRAGEWTDYVRKIPDVAKGEIVEASAEGAKSASLSYRVLAQSDAHSLLEIELGTGRYHQIRLQCSARGFPVLGDMLYGASESFGPKVEDTRHQHIALHARRLQFRHPMVDEQVDITAPLSAAWEESSIWQQLKQQLAGEVTS from the coding sequence ATGAATCCCTCGACCATTACTCCGCCGTTTCGCATCCTTTACGAGAAAGGCCCGTGCATTTGTGTGCAGAAGCAGGCCGGGCTGCTGACGCAAGCGCCTCCGGGGATCAATAACCTGGAGACGCAGCTGCGCGACTTCATCAAGCAGCGTGAAGAAAAGACAGGCAACATCTACCTGGCGATTATCCACCGACTCGATCGACCAGTCTCGGGAGCAATCGTCTTTTGCCGTAACGTCCGAGCGGCCCAGCGTCTGGCGGCTCAGTTTCGCGAGCGAACCGTTCATAAGACATACTGGGCAATCGTAGAAGGCCATCTCGACAGCAGGGCAGGGGAATGGACTGACTACGTCCGCAAGATACCTGATGTGGCAAAGGGAGAGATCGTCGAGGCTTCGGCCGAAGGGGCAAAGTCAGCTAGTCTCTCGTATCGCGTACTTGCCCAGTCCGATGCTCATAGCCTGCTGGAAATCGAACTGGGGACGGGGCGTTATCATCAAATTCGCCTGCAATGTTCGGCGCGAGGTTTTCCAGTTCTCGGGGACATGCTCTACGGAGCATCGGAATCGTTCGGACCGAAGGTTGAGGACACGCGGCATCAGCATATTGCGTTGCATGCCCGGCGGCTTCAATTTCGCCATCCGATGGTGGACGAGCAGGTCGACATTACTGCGCCGCTTTCCGCTGCCTGGGAAGAGTCGAGCATTTGGCAGCAATTGAAGCAGCAGTTGGCTGGGGAGGTCACGTCATGA
- the hflX gene encoding GTPase HflX gives MTERDRKQSVAQENAILVKLLDPSIQYSDDPLEELDGLATTAGTTVVGKLTQRREKPDPGTYLGKGKIEELSLCAEASEADVIIFDNELSPGQTRNLERETKRKVIDRTELILDIFATHAQTLESRLAVELAQLEYSLPRLKRMWSHLDRIKMGVGMRGPGEKQLEVDRRLVEKRIRDLKDDLEKVAKRREREVAARKESMTISLVGYTNAGKSTLMNALTSAQVLSADMLFATLDTRTRRWRLPHWGPVLLSDTVGFIRDLPHRLIASFKATLEEANQADLLLHVADASNPEVEQQIAAVYDVLEEIGIEQKSTLLVLNKVDRIEDPRRLEQLLIRFPYAVSVSAVSREGLDKLAIAVSDALSKSFSDVEIEAAVDNGKLVAYLAKNGEIVSKRYGNEKLFVHCRIPTAHLGRIENQNPDAVIRPYQYTSDPEESGAVGDVA, from the coding sequence GTGACAGAACGAGATCGTAAACAGAGCGTCGCTCAGGAAAATGCCATTCTGGTTAAGCTGTTGGATCCATCGATTCAATATTCCGACGATCCGCTGGAAGAATTGGATGGATTGGCGACCACGGCCGGAACGACCGTGGTTGGCAAGCTGACTCAGCGACGCGAAAAGCCGGATCCGGGGACCTATCTAGGTAAAGGGAAGATCGAAGAGTTGTCTCTGTGCGCCGAAGCTTCAGAAGCCGACGTCATTATCTTCGATAACGAGCTTTCGCCGGGGCAGACTCGCAATTTAGAGCGGGAAACCAAGCGGAAGGTGATTGATCGTACTGAGCTTATTCTCGATATCTTTGCCACCCATGCCCAAACGCTCGAATCGCGCCTGGCGGTCGAGTTGGCTCAGCTTGAGTATTCGCTTCCTCGCTTGAAGCGGATGTGGTCCCACTTGGACCGTATCAAGATGGGGGTCGGGATGCGTGGTCCTGGTGAAAAGCAGTTGGAAGTTGACCGCCGGTTGGTTGAGAAACGTATTCGCGATTTGAAGGATGACTTGGAGAAAGTGGCCAAGCGTCGCGAGCGCGAAGTGGCCGCGCGGAAAGAGTCAATGACGATCAGTCTGGTGGGCTATACCAATGCCGGTAAAAGCACGCTGATGAACGCGTTGACTTCGGCCCAGGTACTGTCGGCTGACATGTTATTTGCCACGCTCGATACACGAACCCGGCGTTGGCGATTGCCGCACTGGGGGCCAGTTCTGCTGAGTGATACGGTTGGTTTCATTCGCGACTTGCCGCACCGTCTGATCGCTTCGTTTAAGGCCACCTTGGAAGAAGCTAATCAGGCCGATCTTTTGCTGCACGTAGCCGATGCCAGTAACCCCGAAGTCGAGCAGCAAATCGCCGCGGTTTACGATGTTCTGGAGGAGATTGGGATCGAGCAAAAGAGCACCCTGCTGGTGCTGAATAAAGTCGATCGGATCGAGGATCCTCGGCGATTAGAGCAGCTTCTGATTCGCTTTCCGTATGCGGTTTCGGTCAGTGCCGTATCGCGGGAAGGGCTCGATAAGCTGGCGATCGCCGTGAGTGATGCGCTCAGTAAATCGTTCTCGGATGTCGAGATTGAAGCGGCTGTCGATAACGGCAAACTGGTGGCCTACCTGGCCAAGAACGGCGAGATCGTTTCCAAGCGATATGGGAACGAAAAGTTATTCGTGCACTGCCGTATTCCGACCGCCCATTTGGGACGTATCGAGAACCAGAATCCGGATGCCGTGATTCGCCCCTATCAGTACACTTCCGACCCGGAAGAGTCAGGTGCCGTGGGGGATGTCGCCTGA